The DNA segment CGTATAAAACTATTGATGCCCCATCAGAAGAAACACTGTTTAAAGAAAAAAACAGCAAGTTCTTCGGTTATGCTGTTCCTGTTACTACCGAAGACGAGGCAAAAACAATACTGGAAGAGTTACGTAAAAAACATCACTCGGCTCGCCACTGGTGCTATGCCTACCAAATAGGCATAGAAGATATACAATACCGTGCTAACGACGATGGCGAACCTAACAACTCGGCAGGAATGCCTATTTACGGACAAATACAGTCGTTTGAGGTAACTAATGTACTTATAGTAATAGTTCGTTACTTCGGAGGGGTAAAGCTCGGTGTAGGCGGTCTTATATCTGCTTATAAAACTTCGGCACAAATGGCACTTGAGGCTTCTAATATTATTGAGAAAACTA comes from the Flavobacterium arcticum genome and includes:
- a CDS encoding IMPACT family protein, encoding MENDTYKTIDAPSEETLFKEKNSKFFGYAVPVTTEDEAKTILEELRKKHHSARHWCYAYQIGIEDIQYRANDDGEPNNSAGMPIYGQIQSFEVTNVLIVIVRYFGGVKLGVGGLISAYKTSAQMALEASNIIEKTIDVHYTLKFSYQNMNKVMRVIKEKNLDIVSQKMEMDCEIIVSTRKKNAPMVLEAFTNLYEIIVK